A stretch of the Clostridium fungisolvens genome encodes the following:
- the abc-f gene encoding ribosomal protection-like ABC-F family protein: MFELSLNGVKKYMEATQVTENITFEVYSGEKVGIVGANGSGKSTILKLIAGIEPMNYYPGYPQTSSYGYDEGFINLPREATVAYLEQIPQYDNGLRVIDVLNLAFKEVHDIEGKMRKLEEEMKVLSDYELERALKKYSALVQQFEVKGGYEIEEKLGKVCTGLKFNESFLNKEFSLLSGGEKTTVVLGKLLIDNPDILLLDEPTNHLDMDSIEWLEGYLNGYKGIVIIVSHDRYFLDNVVNKIVEIEDMESMTYKGNYSSYVRQKEENMRIQFEQFREQQKQINAMEKQVKDLRDWAMRADNNKFFRRAESIQKRLDKLEKIDKPVFDKQNMKLIFKATGRSGNETIKAEKLSKSYEDKVIFNNAELLINYGERVALIGPNGCGKTTFLKMLLGEEVPDSGKVELGASVKVAYLPQNIIFENEELTILECFRDDIYILEGKAREYLSKFMFYGNSVFKKVKHLSGGEKIRLKLAKLLYEDINLLILDEPTNHLDIDSIETFEEALEDFKGTIFFISHDRYFINKIGEKLIAVENNGFKSYLGNYDYYKTERGKFKQQIVEVVVVKTDKPKKVRSIDENKKREVEKEKTLRKLESLEKEINDIDLEMSSLGVNYDELNKLYLRKEELNRELDEIMEVWLSFEG, translated from the coding sequence ATGTTTGAATTATCATTAAATGGTGTAAAGAAATATATGGAAGCAACTCAAGTAACTGAAAATATAACTTTTGAAGTTTATTCAGGAGAAAAGGTTGGTATAGTAGGAGCAAATGGAAGTGGAAAGAGCACTATCCTAAAATTAATAGCTGGGATTGAACCAATGAACTACTATCCTGGTTATCCTCAAACTTCAAGTTACGGATATGATGAAGGCTTTATTAATTTACCAAGAGAAGCTACCGTTGCATATCTTGAACAAATTCCTCAATATGATAATGGGCTAAGGGTTATTGATGTGTTGAACTTAGCCTTTAAAGAAGTTCATGATATAGAGGGGAAAATGCGTAAGCTTGAGGAAGAGATGAAAGTGCTCAGTGATTATGAGCTTGAAAGAGCATTGAAAAAATATAGTGCTTTAGTACAGCAATTTGAAGTTAAAGGTGGATATGAGATAGAAGAAAAGTTAGGAAAGGTATGCACAGGATTAAAATTTAATGAGAGCTTCTTAAACAAAGAGTTTAGTTTGTTAAGTGGTGGAGAAAAGACTACAGTGGTACTTGGAAAGCTTCTAATAGATAACCCAGATATACTGCTTTTAGATGAGCCCACAAATCATTTAGATATGGACTCTATTGAATGGCTAGAAGGCTATCTTAATGGATATAAGGGAATTGTAATTATTGTTTCTCATGATAGGTATTTCTTAGACAATGTAGTAAATAAGATTGTAGAGATTGAAGATATGGAATCCATGACCTACAAGGGTAATTATTCATCCTATGTAAGACAAAAAGAAGAGAATATGAGAATACAATTTGAGCAGTTTAGAGAACAGCAAAAACAGATAAATGCTATGGAAAAACAAGTGAAGGATTTGAGAGATTGGGCCATGAGGGCAGATAATAACAAATTCTTTAGAAGGGCTGAAAGTATACAAAAAAGACTGGATAAGCTAGAGAAAATTGATAAGCCGGTGTTTGATAAGCAAAATATGAAGCTAATCTTTAAGGCTACTGGAAGATCGGGTAATGAAACTATAAAGGCTGAAAAGTTGTCTAAGAGTTATGAAGACAAGGTGATTTTTAATAATGCAGAGTTACTGATTAACTATGGTGAAAGAGTAGCGCTTATTGGACCTAATGGATGCGGAAAAACTACTTTTCTAAAGATGCTTTTAGGAGAAGAGGTACCAGACTCAGGTAAAGTAGAGCTTGGAGCTAGTGTAAAGGTAGCATACCTGCCTCAAAACATTATTTTCGAAAATGAAGAGCTAACAATACTTGAATGCTTTAGGGATGATATCTATATACTAGAGGGAAAAGCAAGAGAATATCTCTCTAAGTTTATGTTCTATGGCAATAGCGTATTTAAGAAGGTTAAACATTTATCTGGTGGAGAAAAAATCAGGTTAAAGCTTGCTAAACTGCTTTATGAAGATATCAACCTTCTAATATTAGATGAACCTACAAATCATCTGGATATTGATTCTATAGAAACCTTTGAGGAAGCTCTAGAAGACTTCAAAGGAACTATATTCTTTATTTCCCATGATAGATATTTTATCAATAAAATTGGAGAAAAATTAATTGCTGTTGAGAATAATGGATTTAAGAGCTATCTAGGAAATTATGATTATTATAAAACTGAAAGAGGGAAGTTTAAGCAGCAGATTGTTGAAGTAGTGGTAGTAAAAACCGATAAGCCGAAGAAGGTAAGAAGTATAGATGAAAACAAGAAAAGAGAAGTGGAAAAAGAGAAAACTCTGAGAAAGCTTGAAAGCCTTGAAAAAGAAATAAATGATATTGATTTAGAGATGAGTAGTTTAGGAGTAAACTATGATGAACTCAATAAGCTTTATTTGAGAAAAGAAGAACTTAATAGAGAATTGGATGAGATCATGGAAGTGTGGCTAAGCTTTGAAGGTTAA
- a CDS encoding response regulator transcription factor produces MDSILVIEDNEDVNHMLAESLMDEGYNTQSAFTGIEGLNKIKDFNFDLILLDIMLPYKSGDEILKEIRKFSDVPVIIISAKDMIGTKIDFLRLGADDYITKPFDLGEVVARIESNLRRFRKQINEAKVFKYKGILLDDSAKRVCVNGVEIELTAKEYMILEMLIKHQGKVFTKANLYESIWQEEYLGDDNAVKTHVSNLRNKLHKVDCDEKYIETVWGLGYRLYKE; encoded by the coding sequence ATGGATTCTATTCTGGTTATTGAAGATAATGAAGATGTAAATCATATGTTGGCTGAGTCACTAATGGATGAAGGTTATAATACGCAATCAGCTTTTACAGGTATAGAAGGACTTAATAAAATTAAAGATTTTAACTTTGATTTAATATTGCTTGATATTATGCTACCTTACAAAAGTGGAGATGAAATACTAAAGGAAATACGAAAGTTTTCTGATGTTCCTGTCATCATTATTTCTGCAAAGGATATGATTGGTACTAAGATAGATTTTTTGAGATTAGGAGCAGATGATTATATCACAAAGCCTTTTGATTTAGGAGAGGTAGTGGCTAGGATAGAATCTAATTTGAGGCGCTTTCGCAAGCAGATAAATGAAGCAAAAGTGTTTAAATATAAAGGAATATTGCTTGATGATAGTGCAAAGCGTGTTTGTGTAAATGGTGTTGAAATTGAACTTACTGCAAAAGAATATATGATATTAGAAATGCTTATAAAGCATCAAGGTAAGGTTTTTACAAAAGCAAATTTATATGAATCAATTTGGCAGGAAGAATATCTAGGTGATGATAATGCGGTGAAAACTCACGTTAGTAACTTACGTAATAAGCTTCATAAGGTAGATTGTGATGAGAAGTATATTGAAACGGTGTGGGGACTAGGGTATCGATTGTATAAAGAATAA
- a CDS encoding ABC transporter ATP-binding protein, translating to MKQFVLKTNNLTKEYNGVKALQDVSLTLEAGKIYGLIGQNGAGKSTFMRLITGLAFPTKGSIELFGHTGEESLQKERKRIGSMIEYPSLSENMTAKENLRLHRIMRGIPNKEVEEELLALVGLSGTGKKKAKDFSLGMKQRLGIAIALLGQPELLILDEPINGLDPLGIVEIRNLIKKLSEDRQMTILISSHNLPELYQTATNYIIIHQGEIKQTLTLTQLEECCRHHLLISALEPEKLVSTLEMKLNTQNYKVMPDKSVKLYDYVDQKEQVARVLFENGMIITNFSSGGDTLEDYFISIVGGGKNV from the coding sequence ATGAAACAATTTGTTTTAAAAACAAATAACCTGACAAAAGAATATAATGGCGTTAAAGCCTTACAAGATGTATCGCTAACCTTAGAAGCAGGAAAAATATATGGCTTAATTGGACAAAATGGTGCTGGAAAATCTACCTTTATGAGACTTATTACAGGACTAGCTTTTCCTACTAAAGGAAGCATTGAGCTTTTTGGGCACACTGGAGAAGAATCTTTGCAAAAGGAAAGAAAAAGGATTGGAAGCATGATAGAGTATCCAAGTCTTTCTGAAAATATGACGGCAAAAGAGAATTTAAGGCTTCATAGGATTATGAGAGGCATTCCTAACAAAGAAGTAGAAGAGGAACTGTTAGCATTGGTGGGACTTAGTGGCACTGGCAAAAAGAAAGCTAAGGACTTTTCTCTTGGTATGAAGCAACGTTTAGGAATTGCTATTGCCCTTCTAGGACAGCCTGAACTGCTTATTCTGGATGAACCTATAAATGGACTTGATCCCCTAGGTATTGTTGAGATACGAAATCTGATAAAAAAGCTATCTGAAGATAGGCAAATGACCATATTGATATCAAGTCATAATCTTCCAGAGCTATATCAAACAGCAACAAATTATATTATTATACATCAAGGTGAAATTAAACAGACCTTAACCCTTACACAACTTGAAGAATGCTGTAGGCATCATCTTCTTATAAGTGCTTTAGAGCCAGAAAAGTTAGTAAGCACTTTAGAGATGAAACTAAATACTCAAAACTATAAAGTAATGCCTGACAAATCTGTTAAACTGTATGATTATGTAGATCAAAAAGAACAGGTTGCAAGAGTTCTATTTGAAAATGGAATGATAATTACAAATTTTTCAAGTGGAGGAGATACTCTAGAAGATTACTTTATCTCTATTGTTGGGGGTGGCAAAAATGTATAA
- a CDS encoding ABC transporter permease — translation MYNLIIADLFKIRKSKSIKVLFGITTLSAVTMVTMAYLIQQGKIDKTMNGIGFLFSDVNMMSILGATIAAIFICGDFDNKIIHEAIATGNSRITVLFGKIIVFCCSLLFILLPYIIAVVIAMSTGCKFSMGSVGVGFLNLLTVEAGKSLSEVVLWKLVAAIVTLIIIYLSQLSICIPLALVIKKPVLVVVIYYGFTILSAQLVRLGDNSKVFHNILACTPYGGSYSFVVSSTAYTELFKAICASFMFMAVMFTIAYLGFRKSEIK, via the coding sequence ATGTATAATCTAATCATTGCTGATTTATTTAAAATACGTAAGTCCAAGTCAATAAAAGTTCTATTTGGTATAACAACATTAAGTGCTGTTACCATGGTTACGATGGCATATTTAATACAACAAGGCAAAATTGATAAAACTATGAACGGAATAGGGTTCTTATTCTCTGATGTAAATATGATGAGCATTCTTGGAGCAACCATAGCAGCAATTTTTATTTGTGGAGATTTTGATAATAAGATAATACACGAAGCAATTGCAACTGGAAATAGTAGGATTACTGTATTGTTTGGAAAGATAATTGTTTTTTGTTGTTCTTTGTTATTTATTTTACTTCCATATATAATTGCTGTAGTTATTGCTATGAGTACAGGCTGTAAATTTAGTATGGGCTCAGTAGGAGTGGGGTTTTTGAATTTGCTAACAGTAGAGGCTGGTAAAAGTCTTTCTGAAGTAGTTTTATGGAAGCTCGTTGCTGCTATAGTAACGTTGATAATCATATATTTGTCGCAACTAAGCATATGTATACCACTAGCACTTGTGATTAAGAAGCCTGTTTTAGTAGTTGTTATTTATTATGGCTTTACGATCTTGTCTGCACAGCTTGTAAGATTAGGCGATAATTCTAAGGTATTCCATAATATCTTAGCCTGCACCCCATATGGAGGAAGTTACTCTTTTGTTGTATCAAGTACAGCATATACTGAACTTTTTAAGGCTATTTGCGCTAGTTTTATGTTTATGGCGGTGATGTTTACTATTGCATATTTGGGGTTTAGAAAATCAGAAATTAAGTAA
- a CDS encoding sensor histidine kinase, which produces MKILIIAVVILSIVVLLLILYIVFLQLQLKNINYQLVKRLEEDTHQSISLELINKELNTLVSNINRCLKEDETHRVDLIQKEKYFKDMIANISHDLRTPLTAIKGYQQLIGKGTLSKEQLQKLQIAQKHADELGRLIENFFEYSYLVNTEPIFKLEKINVTNLMSECLVESINLFEENNLEVQFDEKFPMFIFADKEMTVRIIRNLIKNCIQHSASNIQVEILSGKTVSISFKNLIKNTSGIDVKRLFDRFYSVDEGRGKSTGLGLAIVKLLAEQMGGSVEAFLQDKMLEIRVNLPGLEEFCP; this is translated from the coding sequence GTGAAAATATTGATAATTGCAGTTGTAATATTAAGCATAGTAGTTCTGTTATTAATTTTATATATAGTGTTTTTGCAACTGCAATTAAAAAATATTAACTATCAGTTGGTCAAACGATTAGAAGAGGATACTCATCAGAGTATTAGCTTAGAGCTAATTAATAAAGAATTAAATACATTGGTTTCTAATATTAACAGATGTCTAAAAGAAGATGAGACTCATCGTGTTGATTTGATCCAGAAAGAAAAATATTTTAAGGATATGATTGCAAATATATCACATGATTTGCGGACACCACTTACTGCTATTAAAGGTTATCAGCAGCTAATAGGTAAAGGAACTCTATCAAAAGAGCAGCTTCAGAAGCTTCAAATAGCACAAAAGCATGCAGATGAACTGGGGAGATTGATTGAAAACTTCTTTGAATATAGCTATCTTGTGAATACGGAACCGATTTTTAAATTGGAGAAGATAAATGTTACGAACCTGATGTCTGAGTGTCTTGTAGAATCCATAAATCTTTTTGAAGAAAACAACTTGGAAGTTCAGTTTGACGAAAAGTTCCCAATGTTTATTTTTGCTGACAAAGAAATGACTGTAAGAATCATACGAAACTTGATTAAAAATTGTATTCAACATTCTGCTAGTAATATACAAGTGGAAATACTAAGTGGAAAAACTGTAAGCATATCTTTTAAAAATCTTATAAAGAATACTTCGGGAATTGATGTGAAAAGACTCTTTGACCGATTTTATAGTGTAGATGAAGGAAGAGGTAAAAGTACAGGACTTGGACTAGCGATTGTAAAACTCTTAGCTGAGCAGATGGGCGGGAGTGTAGAGGCATTTTTACAAGATAAGATGCTTGAGATTCGAGTGAATTTACCAGGATTAGAAGAGTTTTGCCCCTAG
- a CDS encoding glycoside hydrolase family 1 protein has translation MKKRFPKNFLWGGATAANQYEGGYNEGGRGLALSDLITNGSNSSPRKIYYMDTKGNENSIILGMSLPKGAKSILKENQYYPSHKATDFYHHYKEDIKLMAEMGLKCYRMSISWTRIFPNGDDALPNEEGLKFYDSVFDELLKYNIEPVVTILHFDMPKHLADVYGGWANRRLIDFYTKYCETVFTRYKDKVKYWITINEINVLGGYWTLGLNSASEDLTDVNVEKGAGIHIKLPDEEARAKFQALHHLMIASSYANKIGHEINADFKIGCMLALSGIYPATCHPDDVFGAYDFRRRAYLYADVMLRGYYPSYSEAIFDEYNFTLQKADGDDEILRDFPSDYFAFSYYRTTTYNRNGAKTVTTGGQQGDSNPYLEETPWGWPIDAKGLRFVLNELYDRYQKPLFIVENGMGNVDAMEDDNSINDDYRIDYLEKHIKEMYEAVTVDGVDLMGYTWWGPIDIVSAGTGEMKKRYGFIYVDMDDLGNGTLERKKKKSYYAYKNIIETNGECLHK, from the coding sequence ATGAAAAAGAGATTTCCAAAAAACTTTTTGTGGGGTGGCGCAACTGCAGCTAACCAATATGAAGGGGGATATAATGAAGGTGGCAGAGGTTTAGCCTTAAGTGATTTAATAACTAACGGTAGCAACTCTTCACCTAGAAAAATCTACTATATGGATACGAAGGGAAATGAAAATAGTATTATTTTAGGAATGTCTTTGCCTAAAGGTGCTAAAAGTATATTAAAAGAGAATCAATATTATCCTAGTCATAAGGCAACTGACTTTTATCATCATTATAAGGAAGATATTAAATTAATGGCTGAAATGGGGCTTAAATGCTATAGAATGTCCATATCTTGGACTAGAATATTTCCTAATGGTGATGATGCTTTACCAAATGAGGAAGGATTAAAATTCTATGATAGTGTATTTGATGAACTATTAAAATATAATATTGAACCCGTTGTAACTATTCTTCATTTTGACATGCCTAAGCATTTGGCAGATGTTTACGGTGGTTGGGCTAATCGTAGATTAATTGACTTTTATACAAAATATTGCGAAACAGTTTTCACAAGATATAAAGATAAGGTTAAGTATTGGATTACAATCAATGAAATTAATGTTCTTGGTGGTTATTGGACATTAGGTCTCAATTCAGCAAGTGAAGATTTGACAGATGTTAATGTTGAAAAAGGCGCAGGAATACATATAAAACTACCTGACGAAGAAGCTCGTGCTAAATTCCAGGCCTTACATCATTTAATGATAGCTAGTAGTTATGCAAATAAAATAGGACATGAGATTAATGCTGATTTCAAAATAGGCTGTATGTTAGCTTTAAGCGGTATCTATCCTGCAACCTGCCATCCTGACGATGTATTTGGAGCCTATGATTTTAGAAGAAGAGCTTATTTATATGCAGATGTAATGCTAAGAGGTTATTATCCAAGCTATAGTGAGGCTATCTTTGATGAGTATAACTTTACCTTGCAAAAAGCTGACGGTGATGATGAAATTCTTAGAGATTTCCCTAGTGACTACTTTGCATTCTCTTATTACCGTACTACAACTTACAATAGAAATGGTGCAAAAACAGTTACCACTGGAGGACAGCAAGGCGACTCTAATCCTTATTTAGAAGAAACTCCATGGGGGTGGCCAATTGATGCTAAAGGTCTTCGATTTGTTCTAAATGAACTGTATGATCGTTATCAAAAGCCATTATTCATAGTTGAAAATGGCATGGGAAATGTTGACGCCATGGAAGATGATAACTCCATCAATGACGATTACAGAATAGATTATCTAGAAAAGCATATTAAAGAAATGTATGAAGCCGTGACTGTTGATGGCGTAGATCTAATGGGCTATACTTGGTGGGGGCCAATAGATATAGTTTCAGCTGGAACTGGTGAAATGAAAAAAAGATATGGTTTTATTTATGTAGATATGGATGACTTAGGAAACGGTACTTTAGAGCGTAAAAAGAAAAAGTCCTACTACGCTTATAAAAATATAATTGAGACTAATGGTGAATGCCTGCATAAATAA
- a CDS encoding CARDB domain-containing protein — MRRVFKKLATIFLATTVVLAQGLVLSKTSYAADAANLALGKSIVASNYTQTYVATNANDGNVNTYWEGASYPSTLTVDLGTVQSVNKVVLKLNPDSAWAKRTQTLSVLGSTDNSTYNTLVAATTYTFDPATGNSVTINFSSTSQRYIRLNITANSGATGGQVAEFEVYGAGTTTGTPDLVVTDITWNPASPATNNEVTFSAVIKNQGTGATPAGVKHGLSIFVDGTQVNWCDTFNSSIPAGGTATLTCNGGPSSKATWTATSGTHTVRAFIDDVSLIAESNESNNNLEKSITVSTTTIPPSGNKYEGEAATLSGGAKINTDHTGYSGSGFVDGIQTAGASQASFNVNAASAGYYDVDLRYANAYNGNPMTLSVYVNGTKVKQTSLPALADWNTWGDKIETLSLNSGNNTIAYKYDTTDTGNVNIDYITVNSSTSAKADLVVTGLTFAPTNPTAGQTVTFTATVKNQGAAATTAGLNNVVGFNIGSTKVTGSTTASIPVGGTTTVTGTWTSVAGTFTPSANVDDTNVIIESNETNNSYTSSTQLVVTAPTKPDLVVTDVSWNPSNPQTGNIVTLTATVKNQGAATTAGVANVVGFNVGSTKVTGSTTSSIATGATATVTASYTAVAGSYTVSANADDTNAFAEIDETNNSYTSGTQMVVTTPPAPGSRGATVPYTRYESEDASIGGGAVLRTAPTFDYSLTASEASNQKYVALPTNGSYVEWTVNQGGAGVDMRFTMPDTADGMGLSGSLDCYVNGTKVSTISLTSYYSWQYFTSDQPADAPNGGQAAFRFDETHFKLPTALKAGDKIRIQKTNGDSIEYGVDFLEIEPVPAAISKPANSLSVTDYGATPNDSTDDLTAFNSCVSAAASSGKTVYIPEGKFNLGGMWTINANNITITGAGMWYTNLQFTSPNSASGGISLRVTGTIDFSNVYMNSMLRTRYNQNAIYKAFMDNFGTNSRIHDFWEEHFECGFWVADYAHTPAIPADGLIISNGRVRNNLADGINFCQGTKNSTVQNCSVRNNGDDGLAMWPDSTMNAPMEVNNTFSYNTIENNWRAAAIAIFGGSGHKATNNYIKDCFMGSGIRLNTVFPGYHFENNTGITFSDTTIINSGTSKDCYNGERGAIDLEASNTGIKNITFSNIDIINAQRDAIQFGYSGGFSNINFNNITIDGTGKDNITTSRFSQPHLGEAIYTYTNNGSATFTNLTMRNIEATDPYLIQNGFVLTVK, encoded by the coding sequence ATGAGAAGAGTCTTTAAAAAGTTAGCGACTATCTTTTTAGCAACCACTGTAGTGCTTGCGCAAGGTTTAGTACTTTCAAAGACATCTTATGCTGCAGATGCAGCAAACTTAGCACTTGGGAAATCCATAGTTGCGAGCAATTATACTCAAACCTATGTAGCTACCAATGCTAATGACGGAAATGTTAATACTTATTGGGAGGGGGCTTCATACCCTAGTACTTTAACTGTTGACCTTGGAACAGTTCAATCTGTAAATAAGGTGGTATTAAAACTGAATCCTGATAGTGCTTGGGCAAAGAGAACTCAAACCCTATCAGTACTAGGAAGCACAGACAATTCAACTTATAATACGCTTGTTGCAGCCACTACTTATACCTTTGACCCTGCAACAGGTAATTCGGTAACAATAAATTTCTCTAGTACAAGCCAGAGATATATTAGATTAAATATTACTGCTAATAGTGGTGCTACTGGAGGACAAGTAGCTGAATTTGAAGTTTATGGTGCTGGAACAACAACAGGTACTCCTGATTTAGTTGTTACAGATATAACTTGGAATCCTGCAAGTCCTGCAACAAATAATGAAGTTACTTTTAGTGCAGTAATAAAAAATCAAGGAACTGGTGCAACACCTGCTGGAGTTAAGCATGGACTTAGTATATTTGTAGATGGAACTCAAGTTAATTGGTGTGATACCTTTAATTCTTCTATACCAGCAGGAGGAACTGCTACTTTAACCTGTAACGGTGGACCAAGTTCTAAAGCTACTTGGACTGCTACAAGTGGAACTCATACTGTTAGAGCATTCATTGATGATGTAAGTTTAATAGCCGAATCAAATGAAAGTAATAACAACTTAGAAAAGAGTATTACAGTTTCTACTACAACTATACCACCAAGTGGAAATAAGTATGAAGGTGAAGCAGCTACACTTTCAGGCGGAGCAAAAATAAATACTGATCATACTGGATACTCAGGAAGCGGATTTGTAGATGGAATTCAAACAGCAGGAGCATCACAGGCATCATTTAATGTTAATGCTGCATCAGCAGGTTATTATGATGTAGATTTAAGATATGCAAATGCATACAATGGTAATCCAATGACATTAAGTGTTTATGTTAATGGTACTAAGGTAAAACAAACCTCTCTTCCAGCCTTAGCTGATTGGAACACTTGGGGAGATAAAATAGAAACTCTATCCTTAAATTCAGGAAATAATACAATAGCTTATAAATATGATACAACTGATACTGGTAATGTAAATATAGATTATATCACTGTAAATTCTTCAACATCAGCTAAAGCAGACTTAGTAGTAACAGGTTTAACCTTTGCTCCAACTAACCCAACTGCTGGACAAACTGTAACCTTTACTGCAACAGTTAAAAATCAAGGTGCTGCAGCTACTACAGCTGGTCTAAACAATGTTGTTGGATTCAACATTGGAAGTACAAAGGTGACTGGTTCTACTACTGCATCAATTCCAGTTGGTGGAACAACAACAGTTACTGGAACTTGGACATCAGTTGCAGGAACCTTTACACCTTCTGCTAATGTAGATGATACAAACGTTATAATTGAAAGCAATGAAACAAACAATTCTTATACAAGCTCAACACAATTAGTGGTTACAGCACCAACTAAACCGGATTTAGTGGTTACAGACGTATCATGGAATCCATCAAATCCTCAAACAGGAAATATAGTTACTTTAACTGCAACTGTTAAAAATCAAGGCGCAGCAACAACTGCAGGTGTAGCAAATGTTGTTGGTTTTAATGTAGGTAGTACAAAGGTAACTGGTTCAACTACTTCATCTATAGCAACTGGTGCAACAGCTACAGTAACTGCAAGTTATACAGCAGTAGCAGGAAGCTACACAGTTTCAGCAAATGCTGATGATACCAATGCTTTTGCAGAAATTGACGAAACAAATAACTCTTATACTAGCGGAACTCAAATGGTAGTAACAACTCCACCAGCTCCAGGAAGCCGTGGAGCTACAGTTCCTTATACAAGATATGAATCAGAAGACGCTTCAATAGGAGGAGGCGCAGTATTACGTACAGCTCCAACCTTTGATTATTCCCTTACTGCTTCTGAGGCTTCAAATCAGAAGTATGTAGCTCTTCCAACTAACGGTTCCTATGTAGAATGGACTGTAAATCAAGGCGGTGCAGGGGTTGATATGAGATTTACAATGCCTGATACAGCTGATGGAATGGGGTTAAGTGGATCCTTAGATTGTTATGTAAATGGTACAAAGGTTAGTACTATTTCACTAACTTCATATTATTCATGGCAGTACTTTACAAGTGATCAGCCAGCTGATGCTCCAAATGGAGGTCAAGCAGCCTTTAGATTTGATGAAACTCACTTTAAACTTCCTACAGCCCTTAAAGCTGGAGATAAGATAAGAATCCAAAAGACAAATGGCGATAGTATTGAATATGGAGTGGACTTCTTAGAGATAGAGCCAGTTCCAGCTGCAATTTCAAAACCAGCTAATTCACTTTCAGTAACAGATTATGGCGCAACACCAAACGATTCTACTGATGACCTTACAGCTTTTAACTCTTGTGTAAGTGCAGCAGCATCTTCAGGAAAAACTGTATATATCCCTGAGGGTAAGTTTAACTTAGGTGGTATGTGGACTATAAATGCAAATAATATAACTATCACTGGTGCTGGAATGTGGTATACAAACCTTCAATTTACATCACCAAATTCAGCAAGTGGTGGAATATCCTTAAGAGTTACAGGAACAATTGATTTCAGTAATGTATATATGAACTCTATGCTTAGAACTAGATACAACCAAAATGCAATTTACAAAGCATTTATGGATAACTTCGGCACAAACTCTCGCATCCATGATTTCTGGGAAGAACATTTTGAATGTGGTTTCTGGGTAGCAGATTATGCTCATACTCCAGCTATACCAGCAGATGGATTAATAATATCCAATGGACGTGTTAGAAATAACTTAGCTGATGGTATAAACTTCTGCCAAGGTACTAAAAACTCTACAGTTCAAAACTGCAGTGTAAGAAACAATGGTGATGATGGATTAGCAATGTGGCCAGACAGCACAATGAATGCTCCAATGGAAGTAAACAATACCTTTAGTTATAATACCATCGAAAATAACTGGCGTGCAGCTGCAATAGCTATTTTCGGAGGCTCAGGACACAAGGCAACTAATAACTATATTAAGGATTGCTTTATGGGATCAGGTATAAGATTAAACACAGTATTCCCAGGATATCATTTTGAAAATAACACAGGAATTACTTTCTCAGACACTACAATAATAAACTCTGGTACAAGTAAGGATTGTTATAACGGAGAAAGAGGTGCTATAGACTTAGAAGCATCAAATACAGGAATTAAGAACATTACTTTCTCAAATATAGATATTATCAACGCTCAAAGAGATGCAATACAATTTGGATATAGTGGTGGTTTCTCTAATATTAACTTCAATAATATTACTATAGATGGAACAGGAAAAGACAATATAACTACTTCAAGATTCTCACAACCGCATTTAGGTGAAGCTATCTACACTTACACAAATAACGGATCAGCTACCTTTACTAATCTAACCATGAGAAATATTGAAGCAACCGATCCTTATCTAATCCAGAATGGATTTGTCCTAACAGTAAAATAA